A part of Arachis hypogaea cultivar Tifrunner chromosome 12, arahy.Tifrunner.gnm2.J5K5, whole genome shotgun sequence genomic DNA contains:
- the LOC112727109 gene encoding protein PHOSPHATE STARVATION RESPONSE 1 isoform X1: MTTSLHQASIAESNLQIMEARPSISIERSSAEELNVMGMSGVLSSSLAVLPTPLEETYNKLPDSPLAFVEEGLMSRPLTHSGHLNNNGAVGHIFSSSPGYSTALHHSSLSPHEKHSRNAHIISHSSTNMATLPPFSSNSGPLPSKPSSHFPNENSASWHTDSVPSFLDFPANTSIDSGRVESGACTIMTSEEYCKQNDWQEWADQLISDDDTLTSNLNDLLADNVPDPEPKEPFQVSKPSLQLPGHPSEGHQQLPASSEENCAGAAPSFSAKSAPSKPRMRWTPELHEAFVDAVNQLGGSERATPKGVLKLMKVEGLTIYHVKSHLQKYRTARYRPDSSEGVSEKKTSSIEEMSSLDLKTGIDITEALRLQMVVQKQLHEQLEIQRNLQLRIEEQGRYLQMMFEKQCKPETEMFKASLSTAENPSGSSLDAMQDVPAKSASMVDSYKPGPDQAIGSTTVVEGSVEIRGKHDSPKTQLSENPKQHANANDDAAQASKRQRKDE; this comes from the exons ATGACAACAAGTCTGCATCAGGCATCAATAGCTGAAAGCAATTT GCAAATAATGGAAGCCCGTCCTTCTATATCCATTGAAAGATCAAGTGCGGAGGAACTCAATGTCATGGGGATGTCTGGAGTACTATCTTCATCCTTGGCAGTCCTTCCAACACCCCTAGAAGAGACATATAATAAGTTGCCTGATTCACCTCTTGCTTTTGTAGAAGAAGGGCTGATGAGTAGACCTTTAACTCATTCCGGTCATTTAAATAACAACGGAGCAGTTGGACATATCTTTTCATCTTCTCCTGGATATTCAACTGCTCTTCACCATTCATCCCTTTCACCTCATGAAAAGCATTCTAGAAATGCTCACATTATTTCACATTCATCAACTAACATGGCTACATTGCCACCATTTTCTTCAAATAGTGGACCACTACCTTCCAAACCATCAAGCCATTTTCCTAATGAAAACAGTGCCTCCTGGCATACTGATTCTGTGCCAAGCTTTCTGGATTTTCCTGCAAATACTTCCATCGATAGTGGTAGGGTAGAAAGTGGTGCCTGCACTATCATGACATCTGAGGAATATTGTAAGCAAAATGATTGGCAGGAGTGGGCTGACCAGCTAATCAGTGATGATGATACTTTAACTTCTAATTTGAATGACCTTCTTGCTGATAATGTTCCAGATCCTGAGCCAAAG GAGCCATTCCAGGTTTCAAAACCATCTTTGCAATTACCAGGACATCCATCCGAAGGCCATCAACAACTTcctgcttcatctgaagaaaattgCGCTGGTGCTGCCCCTTCTTTCTCAGCAAAATCTGCTCCTTCCAAGCCACGAATGCGTTGGACTCCCGAACTTCATGAGGCCTTCGTGGATGCTGTCAACCAACTTGGTGGGAGTGAAA GAGCTACTCCTAAGGGTGTGCTGAAGCTCATGAAAGTTGAAGGCTTAACTATATATCATGTCAAAAGCCACTTGCAG AAATACAGGACAGCTAGATATAGACCCGACTCATCTGAAG GAGTCTCAGAGAAAAAAACAAGTTCCATTGAAGAGATGTCATCACTAGATTTGAAAAC TGGCATTGATATCACTGAAGCTCTGCGACTGCAAATGGTGGTTCAGAAGCAGTTGCATGAACAACTTGAG ATTCAAAGAAATCTACAGTTGCGAATAGAAGAACAAGGAAGGTACCTCCAGATGATGTTTGAGAAGCAATGTAAACCCGAGACTGAAATGTTTAAGGCATCATTATCTACTGCTGAAAATCCATCTGGATCCTCTTTGGATGCCATGCAAGATGTTCCAGCCAAAAGCGCATCAATGGTGGACAGTTACAAGCCAGGACCTGATCAAGCTATCGGCAGCACCACAGTTGTGGAAGGCTCAGTGGAAATAAGAGGGAAACATGATTCTCCCAAAACACAACTTTCTGAGAATCCTAAGCAGCATGCTAATGCTAACGACGATGCTGCTCAAGCCTCGAAGCGTCAAAGAAAAGATGAGTAA
- the LOC112727109 gene encoding protein PHOSPHATE STARVATION RESPONSE 1 isoform X2: MTTSLHQASIAESNLQIMEARPSISIERSSAEELNVMGMSGVLSSSLAVLPTPLEETYNKLPDSPLAFVEEGLMSRPLTHSGHLNNNGAVGHIFSSSPGYSTALHHSSLSPHEKHSRNAHIISHSSTNMATLPPFSSNSGPLPSKPSSHFPNENSASWHTDSVPSFLDFPANTSIDSGRVESGACTIMTSEEYCKQNDWQEWADQLISDDDTLTSNLNDLLADNVPDPEPKVSKPSLQLPGHPSEGHQQLPASSEENCAGAAPSFSAKSAPSKPRMRWTPELHEAFVDAVNQLGGSERATPKGVLKLMKVEGLTIYHVKSHLQKYRTARYRPDSSEGVSEKKTSSIEEMSSLDLKTGIDITEALRLQMVVQKQLHEQLEIQRNLQLRIEEQGRYLQMMFEKQCKPETEMFKASLSTAENPSGSSLDAMQDVPAKSASMVDSYKPGPDQAIGSTTVVEGSVEIRGKHDSPKTQLSENPKQHANANDDAAQASKRQRKDE, from the exons ATGACAACAAGTCTGCATCAGGCATCAATAGCTGAAAGCAATTT GCAAATAATGGAAGCCCGTCCTTCTATATCCATTGAAAGATCAAGTGCGGAGGAACTCAATGTCATGGGGATGTCTGGAGTACTATCTTCATCCTTGGCAGTCCTTCCAACACCCCTAGAAGAGACATATAATAAGTTGCCTGATTCACCTCTTGCTTTTGTAGAAGAAGGGCTGATGAGTAGACCTTTAACTCATTCCGGTCATTTAAATAACAACGGAGCAGTTGGACATATCTTTTCATCTTCTCCTGGATATTCAACTGCTCTTCACCATTCATCCCTTTCACCTCATGAAAAGCATTCTAGAAATGCTCACATTATTTCACATTCATCAACTAACATGGCTACATTGCCACCATTTTCTTCAAATAGTGGACCACTACCTTCCAAACCATCAAGCCATTTTCCTAATGAAAACAGTGCCTCCTGGCATACTGATTCTGTGCCAAGCTTTCTGGATTTTCCTGCAAATACTTCCATCGATAGTGGTAGGGTAGAAAGTGGTGCCTGCACTATCATGACATCTGAGGAATATTGTAAGCAAAATGATTGGCAGGAGTGGGCTGACCAGCTAATCAGTGATGATGATACTTTAACTTCTAATTTGAATGACCTTCTTGCTGATAATGTTCCAGATCCTGAGCCAAAG GTTTCAAAACCATCTTTGCAATTACCAGGACATCCATCCGAAGGCCATCAACAACTTcctgcttcatctgaagaaaattgCGCTGGTGCTGCCCCTTCTTTCTCAGCAAAATCTGCTCCTTCCAAGCCACGAATGCGTTGGACTCCCGAACTTCATGAGGCCTTCGTGGATGCTGTCAACCAACTTGGTGGGAGTGAAA GAGCTACTCCTAAGGGTGTGCTGAAGCTCATGAAAGTTGAAGGCTTAACTATATATCATGTCAAAAGCCACTTGCAG AAATACAGGACAGCTAGATATAGACCCGACTCATCTGAAG GAGTCTCAGAGAAAAAAACAAGTTCCATTGAAGAGATGTCATCACTAGATTTGAAAAC TGGCATTGATATCACTGAAGCTCTGCGACTGCAAATGGTGGTTCAGAAGCAGTTGCATGAACAACTTGAG ATTCAAAGAAATCTACAGTTGCGAATAGAAGAACAAGGAAGGTACCTCCAGATGATGTTTGAGAAGCAATGTAAACCCGAGACTGAAATGTTTAAGGCATCATTATCTACTGCTGAAAATCCATCTGGATCCTCTTTGGATGCCATGCAAGATGTTCCAGCCAAAAGCGCATCAATGGTGGACAGTTACAAGCCAGGACCTGATCAAGCTATCGGCAGCACCACAGTTGTGGAAGGCTCAGTGGAAATAAGAGGGAAACATGATTCTCCCAAAACACAACTTTCTGAGAATCCTAAGCAGCATGCTAATGCTAACGACGATGCTGCTCAAGCCTCGAAGCGTCAAAGAAAAGATGAGTAA